GGCCGTTCTCGTCGATGCGGAGGCACCAGCGGGATCCGCGGCAGCGGAGCCACTCGGGTGAGGGCTCGACGATGCCGGTGGCGATGAGGTCGTCGCGTTCGCCGGCTTCATTCGCATCGGGATCGTAGGCAGTGACGATCATGCCTTCTCTCAACTCGACGGCTTCGCCGTGCTCGGTCTGGCAGGTGTCGCCATGGGAAAGGCAGAGCAGGTCGCCGAAGTAGCCATTGAAGTCGGCGTGGAGGCGAGGGGATCTGAGCTGGTATCGGGCCATCGGTGTTTTCTTTCTCGGCTGGCTGGCGAGGGATTGCCAGACGTTTGAGAGTGAGGCGGGGCGGCGGTGATTGCGGGGGCGCGGTGTTTCTGTTGGAGTGGGGCGAGTGGCTGCGCGTGCTTTCCATCGATCACGGCATTTCTGGCTCGGGGTGCCGGGGCTGGTGTTCTTGCTGTGGGCGTGGTGGGACTCGGGTGGGTACATGTCCACCGTGGAGTGGAACTGGAATGGAGGAAAGCGGGAGCATCTGGTGTGGGTGGCGGTGGGAGACGTTACTTGGCAATGCACCACGCATCAGGAGCGCAGCGCCGGGGTCAACTTTTCAACTCGTCGAAACCCGCTCGCTAATTTCGGTGGGGGGGCGAGGGGACGGCAGTTCGATGTTCCTCCCGCCTTTTCTCGATCACTGGATGACGGCGAGTTCGCTTGGATAGGTGTCGCAGTTGAGGAGGCGCACGTGGCGCTGTGGGTGATCGCGGGATCTTATGCGGTGGCGTGGCTGGGGGTGGTCGCCTGGTGGCAGCGGCGGAAGGCGCGGGTGGTGAGACGCCAGCAGCAGCAACATCCTGCTGAGACGGGAGCATGATATGATGCGTCCGTTTTATTGATCGCGGTTGTTCTGGATTTGGGGGTCCGATGATTCGTGTTTTGTGTTGACGTGTCTTACTAACATGCATTGCCTGATGTAATCAGTCTGGATCACTCCCCATGTCCTCCAAAAAGAAACCGGCCGGGAAAATTGCGGCCTTGAAAGACGGCCCGAAGGCTGCCGCCGCCAAGGTCGCGAAGCCTGCCAAGGCGGCGAAAGCTGCCAGGCCTGTCAAGGCCGAGACGCCTGCCGCGGCGGCGAGAACCAACAAGGTCGCGAAACCCATTATAGCAACTGTCGGCTTCAAGCCAGACGGGCCGGAGAAACTCGACGATCCGCCACGGGAGGCGATCGTTCCCTTGGTCTGCAAGCTTCTTCATGCCAAGGCGACGATGTATGGTGCGGCGCCGGACAAGCTGAACAAGCTGGCGATTGAGGACGAGAGACTGGAACTCAAGAAGGAGCTCAAGCTGAAGGACCCGGTCCGGAGGGGACTGGGAAAGAACTACGGCAAGATCAGCGCGAGCTTCGGGGGGGCGAAGGTGCCTCCCGTTTCCGCGGAGAATGCGACGACTGTGAAGGACGCCATCCATCTGACCCACGTGGCAGCCAATAGCAAAACTTCATGAGCATGAACATGAGCGTGAACCGGGCCTTGAGTTGCATGGTGGGATTGGCCTGTGCCGTAATTCCATCGGGCTCGAGAGCGGCGGAAGACAATGCTGCAACGAAGAAGCTGAGGGAGGCCGAGGCGCGGGTGACGAAGGCTGAGAACGAGCTGAAAGCGGCAAAGGAGGAGTATGACAGGCTCTCGAAGGTGGGAACGGAAGAGGATCCCGACGACAAGCCCACCATGGGAGAGCCGGAGAAGGACGAGAAGGCGATCACGCGGATCTCGCAGTATCTCACGGAGGAGAAGAAGGTGAAGTTCCAGGTGAGGCAGTCGGTGAGGGATAGCTTGAAGACGGCGAATCCCGCGACCTTCTCCTTCACGCGAACGAAGGATGGCAAGGATGTCAGGAGCGCGGATCTGGGAGTCTCGTTCGAGCAGGACATCTGCGAGACGGACTTCGCCTGGGGGCTGCTGGGCGAGTATCATCATCTGACCAAGTCGCGGACGAAGACGGATGACCGCGGAGTGGACAGCCTCTTCCTCGGCGGGAGCTTGGACTGGAATGCTTTCTTCATCGGGGAGGAGACGCAGCGGATCCGCGGGACGCTGGCCTACAAGCGGGACAAGATCTATACGGGTGAAGGTCTGATCACTGACGTGTCACTCTATCCGGCCCTGCCGCAGTATTGCATCGGGAACGAGTTCACCTTGATCCCGCGAGTGGTGACGGCCGTTGTGGAGCCGGTATTCGGGCTTCAGTATGAGGAGGGAAATGGTGCAAAGGGATTCCGGGATGGCGACAGGATCTCCGCGAAGGCCTCGCTGAACCTGGGCCTCATCCTGCTGCCGGAGCACCTGGGGAACCGGCTGACGCTGGATAACAAGCTGACCTTCTGGGAGCACTTCGATACCTCGGGCGACTATGGCAGATACGATGAGCAGCAGTGGTTCCTGAATTCCACGCTGACCTATTGGTTTGATACCCGCAGCTCCAAGAACAAGACCGATATCCTCCAGCCCGATGAGCAGCACATCGGCCTGAGCGCCGGCTTGAAATGGGGCGACAATCCCGAGGAAGGACAACAGGATACTGATACGATGACGCTGGGGATCTCCGTGAAGTACTGACCTGCGGGAAAGCAATGCCATCCAATCCAATTCAATCCAATCCAATTCAATTCGATTCGATTCGATTCAATCCATCCAGAGCGACGGCGGGAAATCCGTCGCGCCGCTTGATTCCCTCCCTTTCTGATCTATGAGCATGGAATTTTTCTTTTTGGACGTGGGTCCCGAGGAGTACGGGGACTGCATCCTGTGCCGGAAGGACGGCGAGCTGATCCTCATCGATGGCGGGCATCCGCGGGACTGGGAGTCACGGCAAGATGGAGCGCGCCCCGCGCTGCAGGACCAGATGGCAAAGGCGCTGGAGACGGAGCCGCCCTTTCACCTGAAGCTGCTGGTGGTGACGCATGCTCACAAGGATCATATCGGCTGCCTGCCGAGGCTGGTGAAGGACGAGATCCTGACCGCGGAGTGGGCGCTGGTGGCGGATGAGAAATACGGCTGGGGCCGCCATCGGGATACCGACGGAGCGCGCGATGGGGATGATCTGCCGGAGGGAGTGCGGGCGGTGCTGGCTGCGCTGCGGGAGGATACGGTGCCGGATCTCTCGGATCCCGCCGCGGTAGCCAGATTCCTGGCAGATGCGGTGCTGCAGGAGGACGAGTATGGCGAGATGCTGGAGAAGCTGAAGGATGACGGGACCCGCATGGTGAGGTACGGCAGGAGTCGTACTACGGAGCTGCTCGAGGCATTCAGCCACTGGGAGTTGGCCATTCTGGGACCGTCGAAGGGGCATCTGGTGGCCTGTGCGGATGCGGTTCACAAGTCGCTGTCGGATGCGGCGGCGGCGATCCGGGGGCGGGTGGAGGTGGCGGGATTCACGGATGCGGAGGCTTCGCGGGTGGATCTCTATCGCTGGCTGGTGAGCCAGGAGCCGCTGGCGGATGGGGTGAGCCTGATGGACGCGTCGAAGTCGCGGCCCGGCCACGCTCTGAACAACCAGAGCATTATTCTGTCCTTCGGCGGCGCGGGCGAGCGGGTGCTACTGGCCGGAGACATGCAATTCATCAAGCCGGGCATGCGGGCGATCAATGAGGACATGGCGGTGCTGCGGGAGAAGGTGAAAAACCACGGCAAGTATGTGCTGATCAAAACCTGCCACCACACGAGCGACAACGGAGTGGATCTGCCGTGGCTGAGGGACATGGGGTGGGATGCGCTGGTGATCCACAGCGGCGGCGAGAAGGACGATCATCCTCACGCGGGACGCCTGCGGGAGCTGAGCGATCGAGCGGCGGAGGTGCCGGACAAGTGGCTGCGCAATGACCGCAACGGGATGATCACCTGCGTGGTCGCGAATGGTGAAGTGACTGCCCACGGGGAACGCGGTTACTACGATGACTTCACGCCGAACCTGGATCACGATGCTGCGGCTGCTCCGGCAGTGGTGAACCGGCCGGAGACGGAAGCGCCGGTGAGGGTCGTGATTCCGCAGGGTCCGTCGCCCGGTCCCGGTACGGTGGCAGGCGGCGGCATGGGATTAAGACGCCCGGATCCGCCGCCGGGTGCAACGGGCTTTGTGGAGGTAAATGTGAAGGTGCCCCACCAGAAGACGCGGGTGACCGTAACGATCGATGTGGACCCGGAAGCGGATACGGAAGCCTCGAAGACGGAGGCGGCGGTGACCGGGCAGCCGCGGGATTTTAAGCAGCCCCCCGATCAGCCCGTCGAGACGATGAAGCTGGGCGGGGGGCGGAGTTTCCCGCGCTTGCTGGCGGTGACGGATCGCGCGCGCCTGGCCGCGAATGTGGGTCAGGAAGCGGCGGACCGTGCGATCCGGATGCTGCAGGGTGCGGGTCTGGATGTCCTGGGAGAACTGCCTTCCACCGGCAGCGGGTCGCTGCCGGCGAGGGAGGTGGTCCGCCAAGTGCTGGCAGAGGCGGCGGCCACCGGTGCGGACTATGTGGGCGTGCTGCTGGTGGGCGGGCATGATGTGGTGCCGCATGTGGTGGTGGATGCGCTGCCAAAGGAGCTGCGAGATCATTTCAAAGCGAATCCCCTGCCTCTCTCCCAGCAGGATCAGGATGACTTCATCGTCTGGAGTGATCATCCGTATGGCGATGTGGATGGGGCGGGTGCCAACGAGGTGCCGGTGAGCCGGGTGCCGGACGGGCATTCGGCGGATCTGCTGCTGGCCGCCCTGAGCGCGCCCGAGCGACCCGCGCCGGCGGCCGGGACCTTCGGGCTTCGGAATTTGAACAGGCCCTTCGCCGAGGGGGTCTTCAAGAAGGTGGGGGAGGGGACCTGCCTGACCTCCGCCACGACCGGGCCGGGCAGTGTGCCGGTCGAGTCCGTGGATGCGGGCCGGATCTACCTGATGCTTCACGGTGCATTTGAAGACGCCTCGGTTTTCTGGGGCGAGGAGTCGGAGGAGGACGACAGCCAGATCCCGGCATTCGACCTGCGATGTCTGCCGGAGCGGTGCGCAGGTGCGGTGGTCTTCACCGGTTGCTGTTGGGGCGCGCTCACGCTGGATCGTCCCGCCGCGTGGTCCGCCTTGCCGGGGCCGGCCAAGGTGCGGTCCAGCGAGGATTCGCTGGCGCTGGCATTCCTACGGCGCGGGGCTCGGGCATACATCGGCTGCACGGGGGTGCACTATTCACCGGATGCGGAGCCTTATGGGTTCTTGGGCGGACCGATGCATTCGGCCTTCTGGGAGGCCATGAATGAAGCACGGATGTGGCCTGCGCTGGCCCTGCACCAGGCGCGGCTCCTCTACCTGAATGGGCTGCCGCACGGGAAGACGGAACTCTCCTTCCAGGCGGCGGAGTACAAGACCTTTCACCAGTTCACTTGCCTGGGGCTGGGCTGGTAAACCCCCTTGCAATGCCACCCCGGATCACGGAGAGTATGTCAACAGGTGTCTGAGGGCGGATTGCCCGTCAGCCTATGGAATCAACCTTTTTTATCGCAAGCCATGTCCCCGGAAAAAGCCCGCGAATTGGTCGCCAAGGAGCTCCCGCACTACACCGTGGCGGAAGGTGGCACGGCGCCGCTGCGTGATGCTGCGGCACCAAAGCCGGTGATCGAGGTCATCAGTCCGAGCCTGAAGGCGCTGAAGCAACGGTATTTCTCGGACAACGCACCGATGGTCCCGCGGGTGGTGCCGGACGCCCCGGACTCCGGGATCGTGGTGGTGAAGCCCGCCGCGGGGAAGAAGGGCTCGCCTCAGGCGGTGATCTTCAGCAAGGGGAAGATCATCGGGCGGCAAGGGTGAGCGGGCGGCAATTGGTGGTGCTGCTGGTGGCGGTGATGTTTGTCGCGATGGCGAATTACATGGTGTGCTTCGTGGTGGGGTGGCTGGGGGCGTGAGGGGTGGGGATTGAGGATTGGAGATTGGCGATTGAATATTGATGATTGTGGGGGCGCGGCTAGGGTCAGGGATCGATGCTGGGACTTCCATGAGCGTGCTGGCCACGGTGATCACCCTTTGGGACTACGCGGTGATCCTGGTGCCGTTGATGGCTTGGGTGGGGGTGTTGGGATTCATCTGGCGGTGCTCGAATGCGGATGATCCGCGAGCGAGCTTGCGGAGTTGGAGGCCGGTGATTCTGCTGGTGGCGTGCGTCGCCGCGCTTCTCAGTGTACTGGCGTGGCGGAGGACGGTGCGGGTGGAGCTGAATGACAAGACGAGGATGGTCAGGGCGGAGACAAGGGCTCTGGAAAGCGCTGCGCGATTGTATTCGATTGACGAGGAATTCGAGTCCGAGTCCGAATCCGAGAGGTGGCCGGCGGGTGGCAATCGCGAGGTGATCGCGACGCTCACGAAGGCTCGCGAGGATGGGAAGGATCCTTATCTGAATCGCGCGAGGCTGAGGCTCTCGCCGGATGGGTCGGCGATCGATCCGTGGGGCCGGGCTTATCTTATGGTGGTGACGGAGGGAAAGGGGATGAGGGTGTGGTCGGCGGGGCCGGATGGTATGGGGGATACTGAGGATGATGTGCCGCGGGATCGCGGGCTCTAACAGGTGTGATCACGGGACTGCGGCAGAGAAGTGGTCTTTCGTCCCGAAGTGGACCACTCATAGGAGCCCGGCACGGAGGGCCGGTAATGAGCGGAAGAGGGTGGCATCCTGAGGGGATGCTTCATGAGGGGCAGGGATGGCGGGGCGGGAGACGCATGAGCCGTCCCTTCAGGACGGGTGGGGCAGCGCCGTTTTCCCGGCACCACGTGCCGGGCTTTTATGAGACGTCCCTTTGGGACGAAGAGGCGTGGTGTGTTTTTCGAGCGAGGAAGCGTGGTGGGTTGGGGCGAGGGAGCGTCGTCGGTGGAGGCGGGGAAGCGTGGTGGGTAGAGGCGAGGAAGCGTGGTGGGTGGAGGTGAGTGCATTGGCTTCGCCGCGGCGGGGAATCCGGGCTGGATCGGTGGGGGATTCGGGGCTAGTGGTGCGGGATGATGATGAAGCTGCTTGTGACCGGCCTGCTGGGGATTTCGGCTCTAACAGGCTTTGCGCGCGAGCTGGATGCGGCGGCGGGGGCGAAGCTGGTGGCGTGGGTGGATGCGCTGAAGGTGCCGGTGGATCCGAAGCTGCTGGGCGGGCCGCAGCCGATCGGGGACGGGGGCGATGACGAGCCGGCGATCAAGATCGACAAGGCATTCCTCGCCAGTGACAAGGCTTTCGCGGAGGGCGTGGAGGCGTCCTTGATGGGGCCTCGGGAGAAGCCGGTGGCGGTGATCTTCTATGTGCAGTCGGCGATCGGCTATCACTATGTGCCCTTCAAGGGGGTGAAGGAGATTGATCGGCCGCGGCGCTTGAGCAAGGTGGCGGACCGGCTGTATCGGATCGAGTCGAACCGCTTCACTCGGGGGGTGAAGGTGGAGAAGTTGCTGCCGTGAGGAAAGTGCCGGGTGATCGGTGATCGGTGATCAGTGAAAGGCATCGGGGATGGGCGGGAACAGTGGAACAGCCGAAGGCGCGGGCGCGGGGATGGTGGATATTGTCACCGCCAAGACGCCAAGGACGCAAAGTTTTTGAAGGTGATCGTGGAGCGCGGGGCGGTGTTGTTGGAGGGAGATGGGTCGACAACGAAATTGGCGAAATTGACGAAAGGAAAGTCAGGGGATGACGATGGCATTCGACCCGTATGACATGGATTGCGAGGAGTGGCCGCCGCTGTGGCGGGCGCTGAACGAACGGGACTTCGCGGCGGCGGCGGCGCTGATCGCGGAGGGCGCGGAGCTGGATGATCTAATCGAGCGGGATGGGAATACCTTGCTGCATGATGCGGCGCAGCTCGGGGATCTGGAGATGATGGATTTCTTCCTCGCGCATGATTGCCCGGTGACTCGGGAGCAATTCGACTATGTGGATGCGACGCCGCTGATTCGTGCGGCAGATCATGGGCAGACGGCGATGGTGATCCGGTTGCTCGAAGCGGGTGTGAATCCGAATGCGCATCACGAGGCCCGGGCGGGAAACACGGCGATCCGGGAGGCGGTGCGCGGTGGCCACACGGAGATCGTGTCGCTGCTGCTGCGGGCGGGGGCGGACCCGACCATCCCGGGATGGATGGCGATCTCGGCGGTGGATCAGGCGTGGTACGAGATCCGTGATAGCCGGGAAACGACACGGGAGATCCGGGCGATGCTGGCGGGGTATCCGAGCTTCCTGCGCGATAGGGAGGGCCGGGGCTGAGGGTGGAGGAAAGTGCCGGGTGATCGGTGATCGGTGATCAGTGATCAGTGATCAGTGAAAGGCATCGGGGATGGCGATGGAACGAACCGCGGGGGCGCAGAGGTCGCGGAGTGAGCGCGGAGGTCGGGGATAGGTAGGTGATTGAACCGCCAAGACGCGAAGGACGCGAAGTTTTTGAGGCTGATGGTGGAGCGTGCGGTGGTGTCGTTTGGGGGGAGATGGATCGACAACGAAATTGGCGAAATTGACGAAAGGAAAGGCAGGGGGAGTGCCGGGTGATCGGTGATCAGTGATCAGTGGAAAGGCATCGGGGATGGGAATGGAACGATCCGAGGAGGCGCGGAGGGATCGCGGAGGCGGGGATGGGTAAGGGGGTGAACCGCCACGAGGCGAAGTTCGCGAAGGGGAGGCGCTGGATGGTGGATGAAAGGCGGCGGTGGCGAGGTGCGGGTGATCGGTGATGGATGAAAGGCGTGGGGCCGGTGAAGAACGAACCGCGGGGGCGCGGAGGTCGCGGAGGGATCGCGGAGGTGGATGAGGAATGAGGGGTCGGAAGCGAAGCGAAGTGGTGGTGTCAGCTTGCCAGCGTGTCGGAAGGGCGGACGTTCCGCGGGGGGATGGTGCACACGGGTGCTTCCCCGCAGCAGGGCTGCTGGCTTCGAGCGGCAGCAGGGCTGCCGCAGATCGGGTCTCCGACTGCTGACTTCGCTCCGCTGCGAATGGGGAGCGAGGGTGGATGGCGGACTTGGATGGCGGCGATGGATTCAGCCGGGATCGCGAGGGCGGCCGGGTGGATGGCTGGCTCTGAGGTCGCAGGTCATGAGGATCTCATCGTAGTAGGAGCCGTGATGTTCGAAGGCTTCCCACTCGATGCCGGATTCGGTGAAGCCGGCGGAGAGGTAGAGGGCTCTGGCTGCTTGCTGGCCAGAGACGACAGTGAGATTGAGGCGGCGTAGCGAGGGATCGGATTTCGCGAGGGCGAGGGCGTGGCCGATGAGTGCGCGGCCATGGCCCCGGCCGCGGTGCGCGGGGTGGACATAGAGGCCGGCGAGGTAGGCCTTGTGGGACTCATTGCTGCCATCGTAGCGGGAGAGGCGGAGGCTGCCGAT
This genomic stretch from Luteolibacter arcticus harbors:
- a CDS encoding GNAT family N-acetyltransferase, with the protein product MDLRLLHPADALAYRQLRLQALRESPPAFGTPPEEEENLPLDHFARRLEPTADRRFLGAFEEETGLLIGSLRLSRYDGSNESHKAYLAGLYVHPAHRGRGHGRALIGHALALAKSDPSLRRLNLTVVSGQQAARALYLSAGFTESGIEWEAFEHHGSYYDEILMTCDLRASHPPGRPRDPG
- a CDS encoding MBL fold metallo-hydrolase, whose translation is MEFFFLDVGPEEYGDCILCRKDGELILIDGGHPRDWESRQDGARPALQDQMAKALETEPPFHLKLLVVTHAHKDHIGCLPRLVKDEILTAEWALVADEKYGWGRHRDTDGARDGDDLPEGVRAVLAALREDTVPDLSDPAAVARFLADAVLQEDEYGEMLEKLKDDGTRMVRYGRSRTTELLEAFSHWELAILGPSKGHLVACADAVHKSLSDAAAAIRGRVEVAGFTDAEASRVDLYRWLVSQEPLADGVSLMDASKSRPGHALNNQSIILSFGGAGERVLLAGDMQFIKPGMRAINEDMAVLREKVKNHGKYVLIKTCHHTSDNGVDLPWLRDMGWDALVIHSGGEKDDHPHAGRLRELSDRAAEVPDKWLRNDRNGMITCVVANGEVTAHGERGYYDDFTPNLDHDAAAAPAVVNRPETEAPVRVVIPQGPSPGPGTVAGGGMGLRRPDPPPGATGFVEVNVKVPHQKTRVTVTIDVDPEADTEASKTEAAVTGQPRDFKQPPDQPVETMKLGGGRSFPRLLAVTDRARLAANVGQEAADRAIRMLQGAGLDVLGELPSTGSGSLPAREVVRQVLAEAAATGADYVGVLLVGGHDVVPHVVVDALPKELRDHFKANPLPLSQQDQDDFIVWSDHPYGDVDGAGANEVPVSRVPDGHSADLLLAALSAPERPAPAAGTFGLRNLNRPFAEGVFKKVGEGTCLTSATTGPGSVPVESVDAGRIYLMLHGAFEDASVFWGEESEEDDSQIPAFDLRCLPERCAGAVVFTGCCWGALTLDRPAAWSALPGPAKVRSSEDSLALAFLRRGARAYIGCTGVHYSPDAEPYGFLGGPMHSAFWEAMNEARMWPALALHQARLLYLNGLPHGKTELSFQAAEYKTFHQFTCLGLGW
- a CDS encoding ankyrin repeat domain-containing protein encodes the protein MTMAFDPYDMDCEEWPPLWRALNERDFAAAAALIAEGAELDDLIERDGNTLLHDAAQLGDLEMMDFFLAHDCPVTREQFDYVDATPLIRAADHGQTAMVIRLLEAGVNPNAHHEARAGNTAIREAVRGGHTEIVSLLLRAGADPTIPGWMAISAVDQAWYEIRDSRETTREIRAMLAGYPSFLRDREGRG